The following are from one region of the Alicyclobacillus fastidiosus genome:
- a CDS encoding LacI family DNA-binding transcriptional regulator, with protein sequence MANIDDVARLSGVSKGTVSNVFTQNRRVRKEVAERVLKAAQELNFKPNYWARTLSVKKTNIVGLSMPGENTKFSKFHMSLINGVLQVCYEHGYRLLINTMSTAYQGQAKYMTTNPVDGEIFLDPEQDDTRLTQRTQSDPPAVVVGKPPERLRAQLCYVDNDNEMTAEQVTQYLIRLGHRDILFLNTSEERTVSIDRQRGYEAALGQAGISVRPELHVFKDASVLSLDYGWESMHRLIAQGVSFSAVVADTDKVALGVYRAAGELGLSIPGDISVFAFSDDSVFAPEFRPPLSGVSLNAEDLGREAAALLIRRIEDDSAPIVHQTIRSNLVVRESCQRIP encoded by the coding sequence ATGGCAAACATTGATGATGTCGCACGCTTATCTGGGGTATCGAAGGGAACTGTCTCCAACGTCTTCACACAAAATCGGCGTGTGCGCAAGGAGGTTGCGGAAAGAGTATTAAAAGCGGCACAGGAGTTAAATTTTAAACCGAATTATTGGGCTCGAACACTCTCCGTAAAAAAGACGAACATTGTCGGTTTGAGTATGCCTGGAGAGAACACGAAATTCAGTAAGTTCCACATGTCGTTGATCAACGGTGTATTGCAAGTTTGTTACGAACACGGGTATCGGCTGCTGATCAATACGATGTCTACCGCTTATCAAGGGCAAGCAAAGTATATGACGACGAATCCGGTGGACGGAGAAATATTCCTGGATCCGGAACAGGATGACACTCGGTTGACGCAGAGAACACAGTCAGATCCCCCTGCGGTAGTTGTTGGGAAGCCACCAGAACGATTGCGCGCTCAGCTGTGTTATGTCGATAACGACAACGAAATGACGGCAGAACAGGTGACCCAGTATCTGATCCGCCTCGGTCATCGCGACATTTTATTTTTGAATACTTCTGAGGAGCGGACAGTTTCCATCGACCGTCAACGCGGGTACGAGGCAGCTTTAGGACAAGCTGGCATCTCGGTCCGACCTGAACTTCACGTGTTCAAAGATGCGTCCGTGCTGTCGCTCGACTACGGCTGGGAGAGTATGCACCGACTGATTGCGCAAGGTGTTTCGTTCTCTGCTGTGGTTGCGGATACCGATAAGGTGGCACTCGGTGTGTACCGGGCGGCGGGGGAGTTGGGGCTTTCGATCCCAGGTGATATTTCGGTATTTGCTTTTAGCGATGACTCGGTCTTTGCACCGGAATTCCGTCCGCCGCTGTCCGGTGTGTCGTTGAATGCAGAAGATCTTGGACGCGAAGCGGCCGCTTTGCTGATTCGTCGGATCGAGGACGATTCTGCGCCAATTGTTCATCAAACCATTCGTTCGAACTTGGTAGTCCGTGAATCATGTCAGCGTATCCCGTAA
- a CDS encoding YdeI family protein — MTNRRTNPKVDEFISKSKKWKSEYEKLRNIVLDCDLTEEFKWMHPCYTFEKKNIVLIHGFKEYCALLFHKGALLQDAHGVLIQQTENVQAARQIRFTNVQEIVGLETILKDYIYEAIEVEKSGLEVNFKKHSDFIIPEELQNKFDEIPALKTAFDALTPGRQRAYILHFSAPKQSKTRESRVEKYMQQILSGKGLND; from the coding sequence GTGACAAATCGTAGGACGAATCCTAAAGTGGATGAATTTATAAGTAAGTCTAAGAAATGGAAATCGGAATATGAGAAGTTGAGAAATATTGTTCTTGACTGTGATCTGACCGAAGAATTTAAGTGGATGCATCCTTGTTACACGTTTGAGAAAAAAAACATCGTTTTAATTCATGGATTTAAAGAATATTGTGCGCTTCTGTTTCACAAAGGTGCCTTGTTGCAGGATGCCCATGGGGTTTTAATCCAACAAACGGAGAATGTACAGGCCGCGCGCCAAATTCGATTCACCAATGTTCAAGAGATAGTTGGGTTGGAGACCATCTTGAAAGACTATATCTATGAAGCTATTGAGGTTGAAAAATCGGGTTTGGAAGTGAATTTCAAAAAGCATTCAGACTTCATAATCCCTGAAGAACTTCAAAATAAATTCGATGAAATCCCTGCTTTGAAAACTGCCTTTGATGCATTGACCCCGGGACGGCAAAGAGCATACATTCTTCATTTTTCTGCACCCAAACAATCCAAAACTCGAGAGTCAAGGGTTGAGAAATATATGCAGCAAATCCTCAGCGGGAAGGGATTAAATGACTAG
- a CDS encoding SDR family oxidoreductase has translation MRVFVTGATGYIGSAVVRELIDAGHQVVGLVRSDNGAAVLKEAGAEVHHGALDDLDSLHSGVAAADGVIHLAFKHDFSDFSGALTTDLRAVETMGVALEGSHKPFVITAHFNGEASENAALALAERGVRTSIVSLAPSVHGEGDKAFVPRLINIARTKGVSAFVGDGSNRWPAVHRFDAAHLYRLALEKAPAGSRLHGRAEEGVPFRDIAGVIGKHLNLPVVSISREEADAHFGFLGTIAALDIPSILPGSSVETQKLLGWRPVHSGLVADLEQGHYFNS, from the coding sequence ATGCGGGTTTTCGTAACAGGAGCAACAGGCTACATCGGTTCCGCCGTCGTCCGCGAACTGATCGATGCCGGTCATCAGGTCGTCGGCCTAGTCCGCTCAGACAATGGCGCCGCGGTACTGAAGGAAGCTGGGGCTGAGGTGCATCACGGTGCCCTTGACGATCTCGACAGCCTTCACAGCGGCGTCGCCGCTGCGGATGGCGTGATTCACCTAGCGTTTAAGCACGACTTCTCGGACTTCTCCGGCGCACTCACAACCGATCTGCGCGCCGTCGAGACGATGGGGGTTGCGCTTGAGGGATCCCACAAGCCGTTCGTCATCACCGCTCACTTTAACGGGGAGGCATCGGAGAACGCGGCGCTCGCGCTGGCTGAGCGCGGGGTTCGGACATCGATCGTCAGTCTCGCACCGTCTGTGCACGGCGAGGGAGACAAGGCCTTCGTGCCGAGACTAATCAACATCGCCCGCACGAAGGGCGTCTCTGCCTTTGTGGGAGACGGATCCAACCGCTGGCCGGCTGTGCACCGCTTTGATGCAGCGCACCTCTACCGCCTCGCGTTGGAAAAGGCACCAGCCGGTTCACGACTGCACGGTCGTGCAGAAGAAGGCGTTCCATTCCGCGACATTGCCGGCGTCATCGGAAAGCACCTGAACCTGCCGGTGGTCAGTATTTCACGCGAAGAGGCAGACGCCCACTTCGGCTTTCTCGGAACCATTGCGGCGCTCGACATCCCGAGTATATTACCAGGGTCAAGCGTAGAGACTCAGAAACTCTTGGGATGGCGACCAGTGCATTCCGGACTTGTCGCGGATCTCGAACAAGGTCACTACTTCAACAGTTGA
- a CDS encoding MerR family transcriptional regulator: MKIQELAEKTGLTAYTIRFYEKEGLLDGRHVRRENNNYRNYSDEAIERLRLVKKFQGLGCSLAELREILQDHDTNARTHLQVIEWIRHKMSEIERKKEELDQTLETLNWMLEYRMALMNDPDKANSLLKLRPSE, translated from the coding sequence ATGAAAATTCAAGAGCTAGCTGAAAAGACGGGTTTAACAGCCTACACCATTCGTTTTTATGAAAAGGAAGGTCTGTTAGACGGTCGGCATGTCCGGAGAGAGAACAACAACTATCGTAACTATTCAGACGAGGCTATCGAACGTCTGAGACTCGTCAAGAAGTTTCAAGGGTTGGGTTGTTCGCTGGCCGAACTGAGGGAAATCTTGCAGGATCATGATACAAATGCGCGCACCCATCTACAAGTCATTGAATGGATTCGCCACAAGATGAGTGAGATCGAACGTAAGAAGGAGGAATTGGATCAGACGCTTGAAACTCTGAACTGGATGTTGGAATACAGGATGGCATTGATGAATGACCCAGACAAAGCCAATTCTTTATTAAAGCTTCGACCTTCTGAGTAA